One Ignavibacteria bacterium genomic window, GCAACTATCAACAATGCAGGATATAGCAGGTATTCGCGCAGTAGTGGACAACCTAGATGATGTATGGCGGCTGACCCGACTATTGGGATCTCATTCGAAACACAAGCGGAGGAAGTTCCAGGATTACATCAGCTCCCCCAAGTCAGACGGCTATCGGGGCGTCCACTTTGTTTTCGAATACACGACACCTACGCAACCAGAGAGCATTGGACTGAAGATCGAAGTGCAAATCCGTACACAATTGATGCATGCCTGGGCGACAGCGGTTGAGACTGTTGGGACCTTCACGGGTAACTCGTTAAAGTCTGGAGAAGGTCCATCACAGGATTTAGATTTTTTCAAGATTGCCGGTGACGCGATAGCAAGTCTCGAATCAACTAACATACTTCACTTTAGTAAGGCAGATACAGATTTACTGAATACCGTAGTTGAGCAGTACAATGCACTTGGCATCAAAGAGAAATGGAAGGCTTATCAACAGGTCATACAGAGCATTCCTGGGTCAACGGGAAAACAGAACAAGAAGTACTTCCTCATTATTCTGGATATAAAAAGAGGCATCACCAAGGTCACGAGCTTTTCTCCAAAGGAGGTTTCGATGGCCAATCGAATGTATACGCAGTACGAACGTAGTTTTGGAAATGATCCAGATATGCAGATTGTACTTGTATCTGTTGATCAGATTGACGCATTACGAAGAGCTTACCCCAGCTTTTTCCTTGATGGAATGGCATTTCTTAAGATCATGGATAACATGACCGAAACAATTCGTGGTGGCAGCTAATTCTAGCAGATAGTTAAGGTGTTTTCTACTACTCTCGCCAGAACTCTTGATTGTTGCGACGACTCTTGTGCCTAAACTCGTTACAAAAAGTCAAAGGTCAATACAAGGGGCTTAGCCTTGCACGATCAGAACCCCAGATGACGTGCCGAGTCGGGCTGCGCCTGCTTCGATCATCGCAAGAGCCGTTGTGCGGTCTCGGATACCGCCGCTGGCCTTGACCAGGACATTTGGTCCTACTTTCTCCCGCAAGAGCCGAACATCATCCAACGTTGCCCCGCCCGTAGAGAACCCTGTTGAGGTCTTGATGTAATCCGCACCGGACTGCGTCACGATCGAACACATACGTTTCTTCTCATCATCAGTGAGGAGACACGTTTCGATGATCACTTTCACAATGGCGTCACGTTCGTGTGATACTTCACAAACACTTCGCAGATCATCTAACACACTGTCATACATTCCACTCTTGAGCGCTGTAATGGATGTAACAACATCGATCTCCTTAGCGCCCCGTTCAATTGCATCGATGGTCTCAGCCACCTTTGTAGAAGTTGTGGACGCACCAAGAGGAAACCCAACTACCGTGCACACGGCCACAGTTCCACCGCGCAGGATGGCCGCTGCCCTTGCAACATGCCAAGGGAGAATACACACGGACGCAAACCCATACTGCACCGCTTCGGCACATAGGACATCAACAGCCTGCGCAGTTGACTCAGGCTTCAAAACGGTGTGATCGATGTAGGGGGCGATGTTCATGTTAATGTGCTAATGTGCTAATGTGCTAGTTTGCTAATTCGAATTTACAACCACACATTAGCACATTAGCACATTAGCACATTAGCACATTAGCACATTAGCACATTAGCACATTAGCACATTAGCACATTAGCACATTAGCACATTAGCACATTAGCACATTAGCACATTAGCACATTAGCACATTAGCACATTAGCACATTAGCACATTAGCACATTAGCACATTAGCACATTAGCACATTAGCACATTAGCACATTAGCACATCAGCACATCAGCACATCAGCACATTAGCACATTAGCACATTAGCACATTAGCACATTAGCACATTAGCACATTAGCACATTAGCACATTAGCACATTAGCACGGGGCTACTGCAGATCCAGATCACTTCCTAGAACATCCGGTACACGATACTTGTGGGAGCCGAAGGCGGAGAACATCTGACTTACGTTGAAGATGAGGCCGGTGAAGCTCTTGGTGTCCATGTTGTAGGCGAAGTCGAAGCGGAATACGGCATCAGCGCCGGACGCTTTGAGATTATGAAAGCGGAAGCCGAGGCCAACGGCATTGTGGAAGCGTGTTTGCTGAAGTCCGGCCCCTTGATTCCAAACCGAGCCGGCATCGTAGAATGCCACAGCGCTGAAGCCGAAGATCCACGCCTTCCATCCGGGGAACCAGCGGACTTCCGTATTAGTAACGATTCGGTTGTCACCGCTCAAACCATTGGCGGCGTAACCACGAAGGCCAGATTCAAAGTCGAGCACGAGCTGACGGAAGGCAGCCCAGTTCCAAGCGGTCTGCGAGGTGATGCGCGATGTCAATAAAAAGTTTTCAGACAACCGCCAATGTCCTAGTCCGGCGATCTCGAGATATGTGTACAACGCTCTGCTTTCTCCGAAGCCTGTACCGGCAGCGATGCGACCAAATAGGTAGAGATCGGAAGCCGCATATCGCGATTGCTCTGCTTGACCTCCTATGTACCACATTGTCTGTCCACCATTGCCAAGAGAGAAGACCCGACCAAGAATAGCGGAACCCCATGCCCCCTCTTGAACATCTTCTGTTTCGTAGCCATTAAGGAACTGACTGCGTTGATATGTCTGAGCGATCGATGAGAAGGCCACAAGAAAATGTCCGGTGTTATCGAAGGCTTGTCGCGAAGCAGGAACAGCACGGTTCACATCACTGAGCCGAATACTTGCGCTCGTGAACAACCTGTCTCTCTCTCCCGAAGCTTGCGAGATCCATCCAACCACCTCGCGGTCGTGAAATGGCAGGAGCGATGGAGGAGCCGTACTGCCGTCGTAGAAAAAGTCACTCCCGAAGTTGTTCCAAAGACCAATTCCGCCAGCCCAAGGTGTTGACATCGTACGATACGGCTTCTCGAACTGCAACGTCTGATCTGTTCGGAATCGGTTAGCCTTGAGCGCGGCTATGAGGTTGACTTCGCTACGGAAGAGTCGGCGTTGTGTGATCTCTGCCATCCCTTCCCATCCAATATCATTCTCGGTCCGGTAGAGTCCGTAGACCATGGCCTGTGTAGCGGTACCAAAGAGATTGACGTCTTCGAGTTTTGCACCAATGTTCGTGATACCGCCGCCTGTTCCAAAGAGGATGGCCGGACGCAATGACCACCGATCCTGTGTGATGACCTCGATGTCTGCACTGTCCTGCCCAACATGACGATACCGCACACTCACATTGGAAAAGATCCCGATACGACGGAGGATGCGCTCTGTCTCCAGCAACGTTGTGGTATCGAGATCATCACCTTCTTCGAAGAGGAACTCATCTTCAACAACAAACGACCTCGTAGTTGTATGAAGGGCATTGAGAAGAGACGCGGCAAAGAACCAATCATCTCCCGACTCGTCAAAGATGTCCCGCCGATCGATCGTGATCGATCGAATGATACGCGGCAAGGTATCTGTCTCCTGAGCAACGCTGACACTACACGTCAACACGAATAGAATTACACCTGCGAACCACTTCATACGAGGCCATCGCCCCCATAATTCCACGGCTTTAATGAACCAAGCACAGCATAGACCTCAGTTGTAGTGGTGCACTCAGAAATGCGATGCACCAGATCCACACATTCTGCATGGGACACAGATCGTATGCGGTGTTTCAATTCCAAGAGGAGAGGGGGCGATACGCTCAGCTCATGAATGCCCATTCCCACAAGCATCTCTGTAGAAGCTGCATGGCCGGCCATTTCGCCGCATACACTCACCGTGATACCCGCATTACGCGCTGCATCTACGGTCATCGTAATGAGCCGAACAACCGCCGGATGCATTGCATCGAAGATATCTGCCACCAACTCATTCGTGCGGTCTGTTGCAAGTGTGTATTGGGCGAGGTCATTGGTTCCGATCGATAGGAAGTCAACACGCGCCGCATAGACCGACGCCATCAACGCAGCTGCCGGTGTTTCAACCATCACTCCAAGAGGCATGGCGTGGTCAAAGTCAACACCCTCATGGGCAAGTTTCGTTTTACAGTGTTCGATCATTGCCTTGGCTTGGTCCAACTCTTCCAAGGTTGAGATCATTGGAAGCATCAAACGAACGTTCCTGTGAACGGAGGCTCGAAGGATGGCGCAGATCTGATCTTCAAAGATGTCAGGACGATACAGCAAGAAACGTATACCTCGCAGTCCAAGCGCCGGGTTCTCTTCGTGATGCGGAATACCCTCTCGAAACTTGTCGCTGCCAACATCGAACGCACGGAAAGTAACGGAGAGCGGATAGGCACGTTGGGCGATATCGCCATACCATTCTGTTTGCTCATCAACGGCAGGGTATCTGCCACGTTGAACGAGCAACATCTCTGTGCGAACCAGGCCTACACCTTCGCAGCCGGCCATGATGGCCGCGTCAACCTGATCCGGCGTATCCACATTGGCCTTAAGGACAAGTGCCACACCATCCGTTGTAACCGTGGGCTTGTTCACAAGCCCGCCGAGTCGGTCTCTGTAGTCTTCAGCCTGACGATGTTTCTTGATGTATTCGTTAAGCGTTTCTGTATCCGGATCAACGATCACGATGCCGGCATACCCATCGACGATCACAATGTTATCCGATGTGATCACGTCCGTGGCATTACGAATTCCGATCACAGCCGGCACGCCGAAGTCTCTTGCCAGGATACATGAATGGGAATTGATGCCGCCAACTTCCGAGACATAGCCTAACGTTCTCAACTTCTTGAAGAACAGCATGTCCTGAGGTGTGATGGAACCGGCCACCACCACACTGTCACCGGCTTGATCATGCGCGAGCGTTCGATTTCGAAGCGCAGCGATGATCCGTTCCATCACATGTTCAAAGTCTTGGACCCGTTCACGAAGGAGCGGATCGCGAGCTCCATAGAGCACGGTCTTGTGGACATCGAACTCGTTCAAGACCGCGGTTTCGGCAGGAGTACCTGCCATGATACGATCAACGATCGACCCGGTCATGACCGGGTCACTCGCAATGAGCAGATAGGATTCAATGATGGACTTGACGGTGCTCGATTCTTGCCGTGCGAGCTCGATGGAATTCAGAAGCTCCACCGTGGTTGCTTCTTGTGCGGTCCGAAAACGAGCAACCTCGTGTGGTATCTCATGTTGTTCGAGAGTGTCCGGCTGTACGCTCGGACTTTCGATACTCAGGACGAACGCTTTACCAACTGCGATACCAGGGGATGCAGGAATTCCCTTGAGGATACGTGTGCCGGTTGGTGTGAAGGTAGTCATATCTGCTCACCAAATCCCCCAGCGAAGAGGTCTTCGATGGCCTTGGCGGCTTCTGACTCATCAGGACCCTCAACAAGCAGTCCGAGCTCGCACCCCTGTTCGGCAGCGAGAGTCATCACACCGATGATGCTTTTCGCATTGATATTGAACCCGTCACGAATGAGATACATTTCACTCTTGAACTGAGCCGCAAGTTTCACAAGCATCGCAGCTGGTCTTGTATGAAGTCCGGCTCTGTTCATCACTCGTACGGTAGTTGTGATCATGTCCCTGTATCCTGCTCATTACCATCGCCCGACGCCTTTCGAAGCCTGTTCATGAGAGCTTCGTTGCCGCGTACGGCCTCGTCACAAAGTACCACAATGCGTTCAACATGCAAATCGTCGGCCCTACGCAGTTCGGCATACAGATCATGCTCGGTCAAGGATCCAACGATCCTGCCGCTGAATGACGCATGAACTTCCGGACGGGTGAGGATCATAACATCACCCTCGCCCCCTGACAGATGATCAACCACATCTTCTTCGGACGAAACGATCAGTAAGATTGCATTCGGTGCATAGTGTCTGTATCGCGTGCCGGGGGATGCGATCAGCTCTGTATCACTGACGGAATGGTCCACCAGAAGTCCCGATCGTGTCTGCAGGTCTTGAGCGGTGACAACTCCAGGACGCAGGATCACGAGTCTATCAGGCAGAACCCTCACAACGGTGCTTTCGAGTCCTACACGGCACGGACCGCCGTTGACGATCAGCACATCATGGCCAAGATCCGACTCCACATGCTCTGCCGTAGTTGGGCTGGGCCGTCCGGATCGATTTGCACTCGGAGCAGCTAGGGGGCTTCCACAGAGCTCAATGATCATTCGCGCGATGGGGTGCTCTGGCATACGAACTGCCACGGTCTGAAGTCCACCAGTTACGATCGGTGAAACGCCATCGGCTTTGGGAAGAACTAGAGTAAGGGGACCGGGCCAGAACAGCTGAGCCAGGTGCACCAATTGCTCATGCGCCGATGGGTGAACCACGACCATCGCCTCTAACGTGGACGAAACATGGACGATAAGCGGATTATCGGCCGGACGCCCCTTGAGACTGAAGATCGACCCCAGAGCAAGATCGTTATCGATCCTGCCGGCCAGACCGTAGACCGTTTCCGTTGGAATAGCAACTACACCTCCCATGCGCAGAACGTCTGCAGCACGGGCAAGATTTTCCGTAGTCGGAGAAAGGATCATCAGGCAAGTATAGTGTACGGACGCCAGACCCTACCTTTGAAGTTCACATCTACATCACGACCATTTCCCTATCCATGCGTCCAGTTTCAACCTTTGTTGTGTCTCCGTCGATCCCGAACGAGCTTCTCCCACTGAAGGAGCTTGCCTATAACTACTGGTGGTGTTGGAGTTCGGAGGCTACGGAGCTATTCCGCAGGCTCGACACGCAACTCTGGGACGAGGTGCGTCATAATCCGGTCCAGATGCTCGGTCAGCTCTCCCAGGAACGCCTTCAGCACCTTGCCAAACGTCCGGAGTACGTGAACGCTGCCGCATCAGTGCTAGCGAGTTTCCGTTCCTACATGGACTCTCCCGGTTGGTATTCCACTCTTGAAACACATCCCGCCTCGTACATCGCTTATTTCTGTGCTGAGTTTGGCATCCACGAGAGTTTCTCGTCGTATTCAGGTGGCCTTGGAGTCCTTGCCGGTGACCACTTGAAGAGTGCCAGCGATCTTGGGCTTCCCCTCGTAGCAGTGGGACTGTTGTACCAAGAAGGGTACTTCCGCCAATACCTCACCGAGAATGGTTGGCAGAATGAGCAGTATCAGGAAGTGGACTTCTTCTCGTTGCCACTTACCCACGTCTCGAATGCGGATGGATCGCCCCTTTTGATCAGCGTGGACATGCCTCTCGGAACGTGTTTTGCACAGATCTGGAAGGTGAACGTTGGTCGAATCCCGTTGTATCTGCTCGATACAAACGTTCCTCAGAACACGGACCCCGCACTCCGCGATGTAACCGACCGACTCTACGGCGGCAGCATCAACACGCGGATCATGCAGGAGATGATGCTTGGCATCGGCGGTATGCGTGCCTTACAAGCACTGGGCATCGATCCGAGTGTCTGCCACGTGAATGAAGGCCATGCTGCCTTCTTCATGTTAGAGCGGACCCACCAATTCATGAACCGTTTTGGCATCAATTTCCGTGAAGCCTGGCGGATGACACAGACCAGTAGCGTCTTCACCACACATACGCCAGTGCCGGCTGGCAATGAAGTGTTTGAACACTCAATACTTGAACCATACTTCCGCAACTACGTTGAAGGTATGGGGCTGCCGTGGGCAGACTTCCTTGATCTTGGATCCATGGGTAAGGGGCGAGCAGAAACCGGTTTTTCGATGACCGTTCTTGGTCTGCGTGGCTCGTCGTATCGCAATGGCGTAAGTGCTCTTCACGGTGTGGTGGCGCGCGAGATGTGGCACGGTGTATGGGAGCAATTCTCCCTTGACGAAGTTCCGATCCAAGGTCTCGTCAACGGCGTGCACACAACAACATGGGTGGCACCGGAACTTGGAGAGATCTACGATAGATACCTCGGATCTGACTGGCGCACTGAGCCGTGGAAGGAGAGTTCATGGGCCGAAGTTGATTCCATCCCAAGTATTGAGCTCTGGCGGGTCCATCAACGCCGTCGGGACAGACTCGTGCTTGGTGCCCGGGAGCATATCCTCAGCAAACACCATGCATCGCTTACGCAGGAACAAGTATCAACGATCAATGAATGTCTTGATCCTGATATCCTCACCATCGGCTTCGCCCGCAGGTTCGCATCGTATAAACGAGCAGATCTGCTCATGCGAGACATGGAGCGTCTTAGCAAGATCATCCTGAATGCCGACCGACCGGTGCAGTTCATTCTTGCAGGTAAGGCCCATCCTAAAGACACTCTCGGCAAGGAACTCATTCAGAATGTTCATGAAATGATAAAGGAATTCCATCTTCAGAAGAGGATCGTCTTCCTTGAAGATTACGACATGGACACTGCACGATTAATGGTCCGTGGATGTGATGTGTGGCTCAATACCCCTCGCAGACCTCATGAAGCCTCGGGTACATCCGGAATGAAAGCTGCCATCAATGGCGTTCTGCATTGCTCCATCTTGGACGGATGGTGGGCAGAAGGGTATGACGGGAAGAACGGTTGGGCTATCGGTAGGGGCGAAGTTTTCGAGCCGGAAGAACAGGATCAGGCAGACAGCATCACGTTGTACGATGTGCTCGAACATGGCATCATCCCGCTGTTCTATGACGTTGCCGGAAGCCGGGTGCCGGAACGTTGGGTTGCGATGATGAAGCATAACATTAAGACCAATGCATGGAAGTTCGCAGCTCAGCGAATGGTGCGAGACTATACACTTACGGCATATCTCCCAGCCATGGCAGGATATGCAGCCATTACAGCCAACAATGGTCAGCAGGCCAAGGAAATGGTATCATTCTTCGATGGGATTGATGCAAACTGGCAGTCCGTTAAAGTCTCGGACGTTACCGTACATGGCGCATCTCATGCCAATGTTGGCAAGCGTATCCATGTAACGGCTCGGGTCGATCTCGGCTCGATACCTTCCGATGCCGTGATCGTCCAGATCGTGTTCGGTTCTGTTGACTCTAAGGGAGAGATCAAACCTGCAGAAACAAAATCAATGACACTTCTTCGAAACGAAGGTCATAGTTCTATTTTCGAGGGCGATTACGAGTGTGAACGAACCGGAATGAATGGCTGCACGGTGCGTGTGATCCCCGTTCACCCTGCTCTTCACTCAATTGCAGACGCTCACCACGTGGCGTATCCACCAGTTCAGATTTGAAACTAATTGACGCAAATCAGCTTTTTACCTTGAAGACCTTTCACGTTA contains:
- a CDS encoding RelA/SpoT domain-containing protein translates to MPKRQYSNREVNRAGEMLKNLASGEEALHADEVLTYWRYIHLPVINTFQAMLRQKLKSDFDNGFISQRLKRRSSIVSKLIRPGNESKQLSTMQDIAGIRAVVDNLDDVWRLTRLLGSHSKHKRRKFQDYISSPKSDGYRGVHFVFEYTTPTQPESIGLKIEVQIRTQLMHAWATAVETVGTFTGNSLKSGEGPSQDLDFFKIAGDAIASLESTNILHFSKADTDLLNTVVEQYNALGIKEKWKAYQQVIQSIPGSTGKQNKKYFLIILDIKRGITKVTSFSPKEVSMANRMYTQYERSFGNDPDMQIVLVSVDQIDALRRAYPSFFLDGMAFLKIMDNMTETIRGGS
- the deoC gene encoding deoxyribose-phosphate aldolase, which translates into the protein MNIAPYIDHTVLKPESTAQAVDVLCAEAVQYGFASVCILPWHVARAAAILRGGTVAVCTVVGFPLGASTTSTKVAETIDAIERGAKEIDVVTSITALKSGMYDSVLDDLRSVCEVSHERDAIVKVIIETCLLTDDEKKRMCSIVTQSGADYIKTSTGFSTGGATLDDVRLLREKVGPNVLVKASGGIRDRTTALAMIEAGAARLGTSSGVLIVQG
- the ptsP gene encoding phosphoenolpyruvate--protein phosphotransferase, which codes for MTTFTPTGTRILKGIPASPGIAVGKAFVLSIESPSVQPDTLEQHEIPHEVARFRTAQEATTVELLNSIELARQESSTVKSIIESYLLIASDPVMTGSIVDRIMAGTPAETAVLNEFDVHKTVLYGARDPLLRERVQDFEHVMERIIAALRNRTLAHDQAGDSVVVAGSITPQDMLFFKKLRTLGYVSEVGGINSHSCILARDFGVPAVIGIRNATDVITSDNIVIVDGYAGIVIVDPDTETLNEYIKKHRQAEDYRDRLGGLVNKPTVTTDGVALVLKANVDTPDQVDAAIMAGCEGVGLVRTEMLLVQRGRYPAVDEQTEWYGDIAQRAYPLSVTFRAFDVGSDKFREGIPHHEENPALGLRGIRFLLYRPDIFEDQICAILRASVHRNVRLMLPMISTLEELDQAKAMIEHCKTKLAHEGVDFDHAMPLGVMVETPAAALMASVYAARVDFLSIGTNDLAQYTLATDRTNELVADIFDAMHPAVVRLITMTVDAARNAGITVSVCGEMAGHAASTEMLVGMGIHELSVSPPLLLELKHRIRSVSHAECVDLVHRISECTTTTEVYAVLGSLKPWNYGGDGLV
- a CDS encoding HPr family phosphocarrier protein, which encodes MITTTVRVMNRAGLHTRPAAMLVKLAAQFKSEMYLIRDGFNINAKSIIGVMTLAAEQGCELGLLVEGPDESEAAKAIEDLFAGGFGEQI
- a CDS encoding threonylcarbamoyl-AMP synthase — encoded protein: MILSPTTENLARAADVLRMGGVVAIPTETVYGLAGRIDNDLALGSIFSLKGRPADNPLIVHVSSTLEAMVVVHPSAHEQLVHLAQLFWPGPLTLVLPKADGVSPIVTGGLQTVAVRMPEHPIARMIIELCGSPLAAPSANRSGRPSPTTAEHVESDLGHDVLIVNGGPCRVGLESTVVRVLPDRLVILRPGVVTAQDLQTRSGLLVDHSVSDTELIASPGTRYRHYAPNAILLIVSSEEDVVDHLSGGEGDVMILTRPEVHASFSGRIVGSLTEHDLYAELRRADDLHVERIVVLCDEAVRGNEALMNRLRKASGDGNEQDTGT
- the glgP gene encoding alpha-glucan family phosphorylase — encoded protein: MRPVSTFVVSPSIPNELLPLKELAYNYWWCWSSEATELFRRLDTQLWDEVRHNPVQMLGQLSQERLQHLAKRPEYVNAAASVLASFRSYMDSPGWYSTLETHPASYIAYFCAEFGIHESFSSYSGGLGVLAGDHLKSASDLGLPLVAVGLLYQEGYFRQYLTENGWQNEQYQEVDFFSLPLTHVSNADGSPLLISVDMPLGTCFAQIWKVNVGRIPLYLLDTNVPQNTDPALRDVTDRLYGGSINTRIMQEMMLGIGGMRALQALGIDPSVCHVNEGHAAFFMLERTHQFMNRFGINFREAWRMTQTSSVFTTHTPVPAGNEVFEHSILEPYFRNYVEGMGLPWADFLDLGSMGKGRAETGFSMTVLGLRGSSYRNGVSALHGVVAREMWHGVWEQFSLDEVPIQGLVNGVHTTTWVAPELGEIYDRYLGSDWRTEPWKESSWAEVDSIPSIELWRVHQRRRDRLVLGAREHILSKHHASLTQEQVSTINECLDPDILTIGFARRFASYKRADLLMRDMERLSKIILNADRPVQFILAGKAHPKDTLGKELIQNVHEMIKEFHLQKRIVFLEDYDMDTARLMVRGCDVWLNTPRRPHEASGTSGMKAAINGVLHCSILDGWWAEGYDGKNGWAIGRGEVFEPEEQDQADSITLYDVLEHGIIPLFYDVAGSRVPERWVAMMKHNIKTNAWKFAAQRMVRDYTLTAYLPAMAGYAAITANNGQQAKEMVSFFDGIDANWQSVKVSDVTVHGASHANVGKRIHVTARVDLGSIPSDAVIVQIVFGSVDSKGEIKPAETKSMTLLRNEGHSSIFEGDYECERTGMNGCTVRVIPVHPALHSIADAHHVAYPPVQI